TGAGACTTGAACCAATCATTGTGGGCTGCTTTCcatgaggggaaaaaaccctacaACAGGTGTGAAAGGAGGGTTATTGAATGTCCAGGGATACAGTACAAACACTAATTCTTATCCATTATATTGGTTAAGTAAGAGGACCTGACAAGTTTCTAAGTTCCACTCAGTTTTAGAGCTTTTGGAGGTACATTTACATAAAGGTATGACTTTCACAAGGCATTTAGCATGATTAAACAGTGACGACTAAGACTAGTCAAACTGATTTGACCAAGGCAGTTATTATGGCTTAGTCTCATAAGGTGTTCATTAAAGAAGTGAatccaataatttaaaataagttgtAGACAAAGAGAAAACTTAAGATTTTATAAATACCACTGGCTCTAACTAAAGGCACTGGTAACTTCTGGTTTAAGGTATAAATATTATTACTCCTACTTTTTAGTACCCTTACCTGGTACTTTTTCTCCCAAAATGGATTGATAAAGTGCAATAAATACATTAGCATCACAATCTTCTAATTCATGTATCCTCAGGTGTATGTGACATTTCAGGAGAAGGTTATTGGCAACAGTTACCCACTCTGctggggaaaaaggggaaaaagttcggtcttaaatattaaatagcaCTAGAAAAAGTCATACATACATTAGGGAAAAAACCCTCACAAAACAGACATTGAACTCTGTAGAAGATAAGGAACTGATTATGATAGAATTTCAAAGGCCCCCTAGGCATCATTTTTGAAAAGATCTACTTAATTTCTTGGAATGTCTTCCAGACTCCTATAATTCCAGTGCAGTCAAAAATACGATGCAAATCCAGTTTTCACTGTTGCAACCTAAAATCTTAAGTTATTTACTGAAGTTCCTATTTTACAAGCCATAATTAGGTGTTTTTATTTAGAACATATTTATAAGTAAACAGGAATATTATGTCCCAAACAAGGTGGCTTGTTAATGATATTCTGAGTCTACTAGAAACTAATTAATGGATGTTGCTTCAAATTCCCAGTAGCATTAGTCATGTTTTCACCCAATTATCTTGTGCAAGTCAGAATTTCTCTGGTGCCCAAGTAAGTGGTGATTAACTTAGGCTGTTACAGAATTGGAATAGATACCAACGCTAGTGCactgtttagtttatttttattttttaaagattttatttatttatttttagagagagcggaagggagggaaaaagagggggagtgaaacattaatgtgtggttgcccgcGCCCCCTAcaaggcctgcaacccaggcatgtgctccgactgggaatcgaaccggtgacgcTTCGGTTCTCAGGTCCGCGCTCAGTTCacttagctacaccagccagggcctgtttattttttaaatatttgcttatatTAAAGAGTatgtggaaaacacacacacaaagttccTAAATTCAGAATTAGCACATTACCAGTACTGTTTAGGTTTCTTGTGCCCATTTTGTTGCAATAAGCCTAGTTATCTCAAGGGTTTATCGACCAATGGTAATTTAGAAATCTTGAAATGTGTGCTCCCTGAAGTGATTGGTGATTAAAGGGAAAGTACTTTTATTCTGTATTCGAATACATTCAATATGTTCTAGACGTGTGTGATTGTATGTTGAAGGCACATTCTATCCCTTTTCCCAGAAACAATGTGCGTGCGCGTCTCTTCAAGGCACATTATCTCCCTCTACCCTCCCCACACCGTGTCGATTTCTCACGGGTGGCCCAACCGTGACAACTACTTTGAATGCTGTCCTGGAGAAAAAGATGAAAGCGTCCTAGACAACCAAATCAATTCGCTTTTCAGAATTGATGCTAGACAAGCCGGTTTCTCTAGAGGGCACCGAAGAGAAAAATTCGTTACCAATACTTTGGCGGGGGCATCAACAGATCTTGTGTCATTCCTCAAAAGTTCAGATGCATGTACAACCCCGATCCCCACAATGCAAGAGCAGAGAGCACCTTGACAGTGGCTAGATACCAGTCCGGGGAAGAAACTTCCCGACTGCCCTTTTTTTGCAGCCAAGATGCAGGCGTACTACGGGCCTAATCACAGGGccttctctcccccatcccaaaATCGCACCCGGCGGCCTCCCCTCGACGGGAGAGCAGGGCTACGAGACCCTATCCAGAGATCCCGCCCACTATGACGGGGTATCTGTCACCAGGCAAATTTAGTTGAGGCTGCCGGAGGTCTTAAGATAAACCCGGCGGGGGGGGAGGGGTCGGGGATTTAGAAGGCTTCAGTCCACACACGCCAGGGCTGCAGGCACTCACCAGCCTCACAGCCAGCCATGTCGCGGAGGCAGGTCGCCGCCGGACTCCGAGCTGGGCGTGCCGGGGACGGTGTCCAGGAAGGGCCGTTCGGCGCAGACACCACAGTTGAGAGGAGGGGGAACTAAACGAAAGTGCAGGAaaggaggggtgagagagggaggaatgtTAAAACGGCTTCTCGCTGCTGATTGGTTATCAGAGCACTTCCTTTGGCAGCTCGAGCCGAGGCGGCGGTTTGGAGGCTTTAGATACTAGTCTCTGGCGAGATCGTGCTAAGGCATTCTCAGGTGTGTGCTTTTGACAGCGTGGGTCGGCTCGCAGCCCCCGCCGGTCTCCCGTGGCATCAGCACGGAGCTACCCGTGAGCTTTTCGTTTTGTATTCCTCCGCTGACTCCAACTGAGAAAGTAGTGCGGCCCGCTCACCCGGTAGGCGGGGCAGCCACGCGACAAGTCAGGCTCCGCCTTCTTGTCTCGTTTGGTTCTGGGCGGAAGGCTCTTTGTAAGACGTAAACAACTCCAAGTGGTCTGAGTAGGTTAGCCTGTCTTGGCCATTTTATCTCCTGGGCTGGGCCTGAAAAAGGGTGGGGTAGCTTCCTGCAAGTGTGGAAAGACGAGAAAAAGGTGAAGTCAAGAGAGAGCAGGTTGAGGCACTGTGGTGGTGGATGGGCCCAGCCGTGAAAGGggccaaaaaaaaacaaaaacaaaaacccaaaacggGCTAATCTGAGGGAGGGGTcgcgggtgggggcaggggcaggaacaTGGCGGGTTCCGGAATGTCGGCGGGCGTTGCGGCCTCTGCGCAGGGCGCAGGGCGGGGTGATTAGGTCACAGAGCAGCTCCCAGCATTCCTTGCGGCGGAGGAGGCGGTCCAGACTATAAAACCGGCTGCCGGGACGCGGCCGGCACCTCATTCATTTCCACCGGTCTCTAGGGGAGTAGCTCGCTCTCTTGTCATCGCTATCACTCCGCCGCTGCCGCCCCCGCAAGGCTTCGCTGTCGCCGAGGCCACCTCCAGCGACTCGTCGCACCCGATTCTCTCCACTTTTTCCCCCGCCAACCGCAATCATTGACGCCATGTCGGGCTATTCGAGTGACCGCGACCGCGGCCGGGATCGAGGGTGAGTGTGAGAACGGGCCTGTCAGGCCTGgcgggtgggggttgggaggccTATGAGGTAACGCGGGGTGGGTGGCGATGGGAACCTAGTTTTTCAGCCTATTTTTGGGTCTTTTTTGTTAAAGGTTTGCGCTATTTCGATACTTTTGTAAAATGggtagatttttgtttttaatggtccTTAACCTCATCTTTTGTTTGGGGGAAGGTTTCGGGACCTCGGCGACTTAACTGAGGGGAGAATTCGGAGGGATGCATTGAAAGGGTAGGAAAACTTCGAGGCAGGCGAGGTCGCCGCTGTTACGAGCTACCTTAGGAGAGGTGTTTTAGGGGCCCCGGTAATTCTGTGGGAGCCGAGAGGGCCGCTTCCAAAGCTATTGATGAGGTCGGGACGGGGGGGTGGCCGGCGCCACAGGAATCGGCCATGTGGCTGAGCCGCAGGTACAAAATGCCGCTCTCGGACATGGCGGCGCCTTTGTTACCCCGCCCGGCGGAGGAGCTCAAAATGGCAGCGTCGAGAAAATGTGGCGCAGAGAGAAATGCGAGACAAAGGGGGAAGCGCCGCCCCAGCAGGAACGCCGCCCGGCCGACTCCGCCCGGGCCGGGACTCCTCCCCCGGTAGttgccagctcctcctccttttccgtactttatataattttgctACCTTGATCCGGCGCCCTTCCGCAGGATACCCCCACTCGATTGGTTTAAGTGTCCCGAAGACCACTACCGCGCTTATTCAGCTCTCATGGCCTGTGCTGCCCGTTAGCCATTAAAACTAAGGCGCCTTGGCTTGCAAACAGCTGGTAAATAACATCGCTGTTAAGCTCCTCCGTTCTCGTATTGCTCTTCTCCCAGATACTTAATTCTTAAGCTCCTGGGAAAGACTGGTATCCACAAGCGGTTGAGCTTGTAATCAGAGCCTTTGGCCTCTGAAGAGCTGGTTTCCGACCTGATAAATTCTGGGCTATTAGCTTCGTTGACTTTAATAGTGTGTATTTGGGACAATGGGAAATGAAGCCTGAGGTGCTAATTGCTGGTTGGAGAATGATCACTAATGACAACGCATTGTCGTAATGCTTCCAAAAGTCTTTAAATTCATCTTTAGGGTGTGCCAAGGGATGGTAAGTTAGTGTGTTTATAAACCCTTATGTGGACGTTTGGAAGTGTAAGTTTGAGTTTTAATTTCAGGTTTGGTGCACCTCGATTTGGAGGAAGTAGAGCAGGGCCTCTATCGGGAAAGAAGTTTGGAAACCCTGGGGAGAAACTAGTTAAAAAGAAGTGGAACCTGGATGAGCTGCCCAAATTTGAGAAGAATTTTTATCAAGAACACCCTGATTTGGCCAGGCGCACAGCTGTGAGTAATTTTCATGTGGCTTCGTCAAGTTTAACTCAATAAAGACTTAAAGTAAATCAAAACCTGACCCGAAAATGTCTTGCAAAGACCAAATTGTGGAAAATTTCATGCTTTCTGACCTGTTGTAGAAGTGTTACTCATTTTTGCAAACAGATggctttgaatttttatttaggaTGGTTGACCATGAtagtatttttttgtgtgtcatGTAGGGTTTTCATACGTGGATCCCAGTTTAAATTGGCACCATGAAAGTACCTAATGAATTACAAGTTTAGGTGCTTACTGGTCGCATATTTAGTTAGGGGAGGTTGTCATAAGACAACTAGATTATTTGTTTTGTAGCAAGAGGTGGAGACTTACAGAAGAAGCAAGGAAATTACAGTGAGAGGTCACAACTGCCCAAAGCCAGTTCTGAATTTCTATGAAGCAAACTTCCCTGGTAAGTGCTAATTTTGAGTTTTCTCtcttaattccttttttcttgtgGTATTGctaatttttctaaattgttgCTAATTACAGCAAACATCATGGATGTAATTGCAAGACAGAACTTCACTGAACCCACTGCTATTCAAGCTCAGGGATGGCCAGTTGCTCTAAGTGGATTAGATATGGTTGGAGTAGCACAGACTGGATCTGGGAAAACATTGTCTGTAAGTTGAGAGGACTTTTGAGATacttggaagaaataaaaggaagacagGGCTATTTTAATATAACTTCTGTTGTCTCTTACCCTTAAATAGTATTTGCTGCCTGCCATTGTCCACATCAATCATCAGCCATTCCTAGAGAGAGGTGATGGGCCTATTgtaagtatatatgtgtatatacacacacacacttcttttctttttcaatttttggcTTACTGTTGAATGTAGTGACTTGCAGAATATATAACAAAAGGTGGTTTGTGGTGGTTTTGTATAGAGCTATTAATTGTCTTACCAAATTTAGCTGGAACTTGTCATCTGCTGGTATAACAATAATTTGTGTGAAACTAGGACCCAGGATTCTGCTAAAAGCTGTTCTACTTTCTGTTCCTCTTAGTGCTTGGTGCTGGCACCAACTCGAGAACTGGCCCAACAGGTGCAGCAAGTAGCTGCTGAGTATTGTAGAGCATGTCGATTAAAGTCTACTTGCATCTACGGTGGTGCTCCCAAGGGACCACAAATTCGTGATTTGGAGAGAGGTATGTAACGagatgttttgttgtttttgtcattGGTACTAAAAAGTTTTAGAACTTAGttatatttctgtgttttaattgaAGGTGTGGAAATCTGTATTGCAACACCTGGAAGACTGATTGACTTCTTAGAGTGTGGGAAAACAAATCTGAGAAGAACCACCTATCTTGTCCTTGATGAAGCAGATAGAATGCTTGACATGGGCTTCGAGCCCCAAATACGGAAGATTGTGGATCAGATAAGAGTAAGTGCCCTTTAATATAGTTCTTCAAACTTAGCTTTAAATTCATTCTTAGAATACAAgggtggtttgtttgtttttttaatccaaaatttTTTAGCCTGACAGGCAGACCCTAATGTGGAGTGCAACTTGGCCAAAAGAAGTGAGACAGCTTGCTGAAGATTTCCTGAAAGACTATATTCATATAAACATTGGTGCACTGGAACTGAGTGCAAACCACAACATTCTTCAGATTGTGGATGTGTGTCACGACGTAGAAAAGGATGAAAAGTAAGTTATACAAAAACAATAGAGTGTAAATCGAGTTTGTTTcataggttatttttaaaagtgacttaGTTGGGAGAATCGgaatatgttaatttaaaatgagCCTTCAGTCTTTCTGAAAGTTCTTGCTTAACTTCATTCAGATAATTGGCTGTATAGCATTCCTGTAGGAAAAAGGAACTCAGGTGTTGTGTGATTTATTTTAAGGGCCAAAGGTAGAATTGCTTCATGAGTGATTGTTAATATTAAGTAGGGGTTCCTTTTTGGTTTGTAGCCACGTACATTGACCATAGATGTGTGGTCACACcatagatttcttttaaaatgtataatttttttttcgtTTTAAGACTTATTCGTCTGATGGAAGAAATTATGAGTGAGAAGGAGAATAAAACCATTGTCTTCGTTGAAACCAAAAGAAGATGTGATGAACTTactagaaaaatgaggagagatggGTATGTGGGCTTCCTCCATTGGAGCAGCAGATGTATTAGAGCTGAGTTTAGGGGAAGGGCAAACTTTAGGTCAGGAGTAATGGATTTGAGTTTTGTGGTAGTGTAGGAAAAACTGTGTAACATTACTTGAAGTGAAATTGGAGGGATCTGTGACCaaaaaatggcttaaatgctaAACTAAAGTCTATCAGTTAAGTGTCAGTCACTAATATAACTTTACTCTAATATAGGTGGCCTGCCATGGGTATCCATGGTGATAAGAGTCAACAGGAACGTGACTGGGTTTTAAATGGTAAGTATTTCAAATGAAGGTTtgtactccccccccccccccaaaaggatTTTGCTCCGATTAGTGATCCTACATATATATGCCTTGTTTTGCAGAATTCAAACATGGAAAAGCTCCTATTCTGATTGCTACAGATGTGGCCTCCAGAGGGCTAGGTTAGTACAAACTCGAATTCATGGCTTGGTTTTCCTGAAGATctccatataatttttaaagaaagtttattgCTTTCTTTAACCTCTgcattttttctaagtttttttttcatataaaggtGCAGTCTTTGTGGCAAGGCCTAGGCATGACAATCGGAGGACTCGAGGGGGATGGAGGACTAGTGATCGGCTGGCTGCTTCCAGTCGATTAGAgaggtgaaaagctgaaagtgtGCCAGTAATCTTCAAAAGGCAGAACATACCACCTCTGCCGCGTAAACTGTTCTCTCCGGGGGGAAATGGAAGTTACCCTCACAGTTCACTGCCGTGGTATTTCTTCTGTCCCATGCTTTGCATGACTGCCATGGTACAGCATTGTTTCTGACTGTTTGCTGTGATCTGTGAGTCTTTGAGTTTCAGTGAGTTTGCTGAAATGTCGAAGAAATACTTCCAAACTTCAATGTTCAGTGAAATTTTTGTTCAAGTTTGAAATGGAGAGAGCAGCTTTAAAAGGTACTATAAGCCTTTTACAAATTGGTGAGTACTGGCACATGAGCTCTAGAGCAGGAGCAACTTCCCACACTTAatcagtgggaaaagaaagcaatgCTTTGAAAGTTCCTCCCTCACCTACACAGTAGTCGTCATGTCGAGACCTGCCAGAGAGAGACACATTCTCAAGTGAATCCTGGCTTCTTGGAAGCGCTTGCCTAGACGAGACACAGTGCATAAAAACAACTTTTGGGGGACAGGTATGTTTTTCTTGCAGCTGCAGTTGTAAGGTCTTGGCAAGACAAGCAGTGTGGCCAGAATTTTGAACTTCTGATGAGAGAGTAATGCAAAAGGACCATGTACCTTTTTGTTTAAAGGTCCTCAAAATGAGCACATGAAGAGGTTGCTGTGAACCTTTTAAGTGGCCCTACTGCACAGAAGCATTCAGATGTCACTTGATGATCTGTAAGGGGACTTGCTGATGTGGGAATGTTTTAGGGAATACACATCCTTTGGACAGGTTTTATCATTGGGTGGGTAATAAGACACAGATGacgtgtgcttttttttttttttaaacctcaatgGTATTCCTACAGGGAATGGATAAccattttaactgtattttttgcAGCCCGTACCTTCTTGGGAATACAATtgtctaactttttatttttggtctggCTGTTGTGGTGTGCAAAACTCTGTACATTGCTATTTTGCCACACTGCAACACCTTACAGATGTGGAAGATGTGAAATTTGTCATCAATTATGACTACCCTAACTCCTCAGAGGATTATATTCATCGAATTGGAAGAACTGCTCGCAGTACCAAAACAGGCACAGCATACACTTTCTTTACACCTAATAACATAAAGCAAGTGAGCGACCTTATCTCTGTGCTTCGTGAAGCTAATCAAGCAATTAATCCCAAGTTGCTTCAGTTGGTTGAAGACAGAGGTTCAGGTAAGatcagttttaaaataagaaaggttGGTGGTTTTAGGTTACTAACTGTATGCAAACCCATTTAAATGGGACTGGCAGGTGAGTAAAAACCTTCAGCAGGACAATTAAGTTGAAATATTCTTACATGTATAGTGAGTAAGAGCTACCTAATTCCTTCTGTGTTAGAAATTACTTGTGCTACAGAAATAATCAGTTTGCAATCTTTTTTCTTGACAGGTCGTTCCAGGGGTAGAGGTGGCATGAAGGATGACCGTCGGGACAGATACTCTGCGGGCAAAAGGGGTGGATTTAATACCTTTAGAGACAGGGAAAATTATGACAGAGGTTACTCTAGTCTGCTTAAGAGAGATTTTGGGGCAAAAACCCAGAATGGTGTTTACAGTGCTACCAATTACACCAATGGGAGCTTTGGAAGTAATTTTGTGTCTGCTGGTATACAGACCAGTTTTAGGACTGGTAATCCAACAGGGACTTACCAGAATGGTTATGATAGCACTCAGCAATATGGAAGTAACGTTCCAAATATGCACAATGGTATGAACCAACAGGCATACGCATATCCTGCTACTGCAGCTGCGCCTATGATTGGTTATCCAATGCCAACAGGATATTCTCAATAAGACTTTAGAAGTATAtgtaaatgtctgtttttcataattGCTCTTTATATTGTGTGTTATCAGACAAGATAGTTATTTAAGAAACATGGGAAATGCAGAAATGACTGCAGTGCAGCAGTGATTATGGTGCACTTTTTCGCTATTTAAGTTGGATATTTCTCTACATTCCTGAAacaatttttaggttttttttgtaCTAGAAAATGCAGGCAGTGTTTTCACAAAAGTAAATGTACAGTGATTTGAAATACAATGAATGAAGGCAATGCATGGCcttccaataaaaaatatttgaagactgaATTAAGTGgaaattgtactttattttacatatctaATACCATGTAAGActttgcttagattttttttttttttttaatcaaaaactaAACTGCTTTCAATTAGTTTTGGGAAGTGGGGAGATCAGAAGATTTATTCATATTGCAAGAATTAAAACGAGATTGATTTaggtaattttataattttaggctAAATGGCATTCTATCAGTACCTCCCTACATAAGATGAGTCATGGAATAGCCTATTTGCGGAATGGAGAACTGAGATTTGAAGATAGGAAGTCAATATTTTTCATTACGTAGTGTTATAGGGCACTATGTAATAAAAAATTGCATTATTTTCAAACTGGTTAGTGTGAGAACATGGATGACTATTTCTCTTGCAGAATTTATCGTTTAAAAGTTCCGAATAACTTGGTTTTCCAAAAATTATGTTCATGCTCTTGACTGTGTTGTGAATTACTGGAATGTGGACAAAACTTAAGACTTCACACTTTTTAAGATAAGGTTGGTAGGAGCtaagttttaatttgtttccagtgtttttgGTTCAGGTTATAAACAGATTCTACTCTCCACATGCTTCCGGGGCTCTTAATTGTAGTCAAGACTGGGAGTCATTGAATGTTTCTCCAATAATCCAGGGACCTTGGGAGTACTTCAAGCTAAGGTGTAATcatatttgaaaacacaaaaaatcctcatcaaaattaaTGGTTAACCAAGAGAAAACAGCATAACCAGAAGTACAGTGACTAATAAGTCTTGTTGGGTCAATGTGGGTTTATTGCTAGAAAGATCCAAGAAGTAGCTTTAGATTTAACTTTAGCTCACCAACAACCCTTCTAATACTTAAATAATGGCTAGAAAGTAGGTCTGTGTGTCTTCCCGGAGagtttgatgggtttttttttgccaggagagggtggaggtCTTAAGGAGACActtaaattctgatttttaaatatgggGGCTTTAACTGGTTTTAATGCCTTATCTTTAAGATGATGGAATTCtgtagggggaggggaatggtATTTTTAGGACTAATACTGAAAACTGATCAACCTCTAGTAACAGTTTTAAATAGCATGGTCAAATTGGTTATGACTTAAAAAAGCTTTCAGGGTAGATTGgagtatttattacatattttactgTTAATGTTTAATGTGGGCCTTTAAATTTGTAAACACAAATGATTGTGGGGCTGTGGGAAACATTTACCTATTTATCTTTGAACTAAGTTTTAAAAGACTCCACTTTTTAGCATGTGTTGTGTCCAACCTGTGGTTGTCTTAactaataaatgtaatttttttctcccattctctctcatTTATTTGTGTATAAGACCTCTGGTGCGTTTCTTTAGTGTGGGAAACGCACATTAATAGTGCCCAGCTTTTCAGTTAATGTAATTATTTCCCAGCAATACTTTCaattttctagtttctctttaaaaacttGAATTATTTTCTGAGGTTCCCTTACACATCGTAGTATTTTTCATCAACCACTCCCGTATTACATAGTTGCTCAGCTATTATGCTTCATAAACTGCCCCTTCCTGGTGGTCTAGCGGAATATGGTAGCTTGTTCCTTTAACCTGGATTAATCTTTCAAGGTTTCCCTAACCACTGTAAGGGAAGCGGGAAGGTGGGACTCCAGGGTTTGGGAATCAACCTTTCCATCTGGGTTATACCACTTTTGCACTAGTTGGGCAGTCTTCTTAAGGCCCTTAAGTGTTAACGTGGAGGTTGTAAATCCACGGTCCTGCTAGGCAGGCAATCCTTGGTTCTCCGTTTTAAATGGAGATTGTCAAGTTTTATTGTGTTGATGAAATCCTGGAAAAAACCTGGTAGAACAGCTTGCTTATACACACTACGCTTGTCAGTGTACCTCCACATTAACATGCAGAGCTTGTTGAAAACGTTGCTGGGCCCCTCAGCAGGTGGTTCCTCTGGTTTCCAGGTGGTGCAGGAGATACTGGCCCTGGCTGACCTTTAAGAATCACTTCAATGAGACCGTTACACTGCCCCACCCATACCCGGGAGAGAACTCTGGAGGGCTAGGCAGGATGGAGGAGGGCTAGGCAGTATGGAGGTGCATTTACCTGGTAGAGTTGCAAGGAAGTACTGGGTAAACTACCACAGAAGCCTAGAGCTTTAAAAATGGGGACcaaactttattttcattaacgCTTAAAATTGAGATGGTGATTTAGggagtatcttttcatgtctgATATGCAAAGAATATGGGGAAGGAAAGTAAAGCTGACGCAATATTGGCTACAGCACGACAGTGAAAAgtagatgggagtgacttcatcGATGCTGAGGACAGTAAAAACAGCAATGGCTGAAGGACCAGACTTGACCGAGCAGCGGTGGGGAACGAGGCCCCTGTCCGCTAGGCCGAACGGCCGCAGCCGGAACTCAGTGACGCGCTTCCGTGGGCGGGGCCAGCTGCGCGCACGCTAACTCTCCATGCGGCTGCGCAGTTGGTTCCAAGGTTCCTAGGGTTCTGGCCGTTTGTTGGGTTCGCCAGCCAACTGGAGACCGTGGTCTTTTAACTCCCGAGGGTGATGCGCTCCCGTTCAGCCATCAGGGCCTGTCAGAAAGTCGGCAGGTGCCTGTTGTCTGGTTTGGGGGGTCGAGTAGATGGGGGCCAGCCTGAGCGGTTGACGGAAAGGTGTAGCACCCTCGGAGGGCCTTTGAGGTCGCACGCGGAGCTACCCAGGGGGAACGAACCTAGAGAAGCCCAAGAACCTGGAGAGGGGAGCGAGGCGCTGGTAGAGATCTGTCGGAGAAGGCATTTCCTCAGCGGCACCAAGCAGCAGATTAGCCGAGATTCTCTCCTGAGCGGGTGCCATTCCGGCTTTGGCCCTTTGGGTTTAGAGTTGCGGAAGAACTTGGCGACAGAATGGTGGTCCTCGGTGGTGGTGTTCAGGGAGCAGGTCTTTCCCGTAGATGCCCTCCACGTTGAATCAGGCCCTTCACTGCCCGGGGACAGTGACTTCAGGTTAGTTTCTGCAGAAACTCTGCGCGAAATCTTGCAAGACAAAGAACTGAGTAAGGAACAGCTAGTAGCATTTCTTGAGAACTTATTAAAAACCTCTGGGAAACTACGGGAGAACCTTCTTCACGGTACGCTTCATGATTTCATGCTTCAAAAtaggtgtgggggcgggggtggaaagGCAGTCTCGCTCGATTCCGCGAATTGCAGCTGGCCC
This window of the Desmodus rotundus isolate HL8 chromosome 9, HLdesRot8A.1, whole genome shotgun sequence genome carries:
- the DDX5 gene encoding probable ATP-dependent RNA helicase DDX5 — encoded protein: MSGYSSDRDRGRDRGFGAPRFGGSRAGPLSGKKFGNPGEKLVKKKWNLDELPKFEKNFYQEHPDLARRTAQEVETYRRSKEITVRGHNCPKPVLNFYEANFPANIMDVIARQNFTEPTAIQAQGWPVALSGLDMVGVAQTGSGKTLSYLLPAIVHINHQPFLERGDGPICLVLAPTRELAQQVQQVAAEYCRACRLKSTCIYGGAPKGPQIRDLERGVEICIATPGRLIDFLECGKTNLRRTTYLVLDEADRMLDMGFEPQIRKIVDQIRPDRQTLMWSATWPKEVRQLAEDFLKDYIHINIGALELSANHNILQIVDVCHDVEKDEKLIRLMEEIMSEKENKTIVFVETKRRCDELTRKMRRDGWPAMGIHGDKSQQERDWVLNEFKHGKAPILIATDVASRGLDVEDVKFVINYDYPNSSEDYIHRIGRTARSTKTGTAYTFFTPNNIKQVSDLISVLREANQAINPKLLQLVEDRGSGRSRGRGGMKDDRRDRYSAGKRGGFNTFRDRENYDRGYSSLLKRDFGAKTQNGVYSATNYTNGSFGSNFVSAGIQTSFRTGNPTGTYQNGYDSTQQYGSNVPNMHNGMNQQAYAYPATAAAPMIGYPMPTGYSQ